The Lathyrus oleraceus cultivar Zhongwan6 chromosome 5, CAAS_Psat_ZW6_1.0, whole genome shotgun sequence genome includes the window GAGTACGAGTTATTCCGAATGCAACCGGGAGAATCAATCCTCGACTTGCAAAAAATATTCGTGCATTTGACAAATCACTTGAAAGCACTTGGTAATACACTAACTAATGATGAACTTAATCTTAACATGATTATGTTTTTAACAAGAGAATGGCAACCCAAAGTGACGGCAAAGGAAATATGGGATACTCTTGTAGAAACTCACGAAGGAACGGCCGAAGTCAAGAGATCTAGATTGAAGACGTTAAGTCAAGAGTATGAGTTATTCCGAATGCAACCGGGAGAATCAATCCTCGACTTGCAAAAAAGATTCGTGCATTTGACAAATCACTTGAAAGCACTTGGGAAGACACTAACTAATAATGAACTTAATCTTAAAGTGCTTAGGTCTTTAACAAGAGAATGACAACCCAAAGTTACGGCGATTTCCGAAAAGAAAAGTTTATCAACAATGACATCTGCTACTTTATTCGGAAAGCTTCAAGAATATGAGACGGAACGTGGACTATTGGAGAAACATGAGGTCCAAGAGAAGAAATCCAAGAGCATTGCCTTAAAAGTTGATTCCAAAGTTGTGAAGAAAGAAGACAATCCCGAAGAGGACGAAaactttatgcttcttgtaaAAAGACTAGGAAAATATTTTGGTGCAAAAAATAATATTGGAAACTCTAGTTACACAAGAAGAAAGAAGTTCTCAAAGAACAAAGAAAGAGAAGCATCAACATCCAATAAAGATATTACATTCTATGAATGTGGAAAACAAGGCCACATCAAACCGGAATGTCCCAAACTCGCAAAGAATCGTGACAACAAAGGAAAGAAGGATTACAATAAGAAGGCCTACATTGCTTGGGATGACAATAAAATAAGTTCTTCATCGGATTCCGATAGTGATCAAAGCGCAAATCTAGCATTGATAGCATCACATCATTCCGACGATGAAGACGATGAGGTTAGTAGTAACTTTTCAATTTTTGATAATGATGCTAAAGGAGAAACTGATGAACATTTAAGTGAATGCAAAATTCTATACAAAACCATTTCATCTCAAAAGAATATAATATCAactttggaagaaaatattgagaaaatgaaaaataatctcAAAGATGAAAAGGAAGAATTAATCAAGAATTTTGCATGCACTAAATGTGAGTCACTTGCTTTTCAAATAGTTAAATTGAAGAGAGTtattgaaagatatgaaaaaggtcaaatcGGATTGGAACATGTTCTTAGTAGTCAAAGATActcaaatgataaaagtggtTTAGGTTATTCAAATTTTGCTAAACAAACTTCTAACAAGACCATTTTTGTAAAAGCTAAAGAACAAATTCCTTTAGATAAAAGTAACAAGCCTAAAGTGGTTCATCAATATAATAATAGGAAAAGGAACAAATCTTATTATAAAAAGAAATCTTATTCCCCTAGATATAAAAGCAACTTTTAGCCTACATGTTTCTATTGTTGTATTAAAGGTCATACTCCTAATGCATGttatgttagaaactttagtgttgCTCAAGGCCATTATGTATGGGTTAAGAAAGGAACTAACTTTGAAGGACCCAAAGAAATTTGGGTACCTAATAAAACTTAACTCTtttttgtaggtatgcttgaagaccTCTTTAaatcaatggtatcttgatagtgggTGTTCAAGGCACATGACGGGTGACTTaaacaaattttcacatctaACGCTTAAGGCCAAAGGATATGTtacttatggtgacaacaacaaaggaagaatCCTTGGCGTAGGCATCATTGGTTCAACGCCTTCAACAACTATAGAAGATGTCCTATTTGTAGAAGGTCTAAAGCATAGTCTCTTTAGCATTAGCCAATTCTGTGACCGAGGTTTCAAAGTCAACTTCACTAAAGATGAATGTTTGATTGAAAATGAAGTTACTCATGAAGTTATGCTAAAAGGTAAAAGAGTTAATAATATATTTCAAATCTCTTTAGATAACTTGTCTTTGAATGTTAGGTGTCTCTTGGAAAACAACAATGAATCATGGTTATGGCACAAGAGGTTTGCTCATATTCATATGGAGCACTTGAATAAATTAATCAAGCATGACTTAGTCATTGGATTTCCGAAGATCAAATTCATCAAAGATGGGTTGTGTGGTGCTTGTAAAAAAGGAAAGCAAACTAAGTCAACTTTCATTTccaagaatgtggtgtccacaactaggccactacaattgttgcaCATGGATCTCTTTGGTCCATCTTGAACAAAAAGCTTCGGAGGTAACGTTTATGCATTAGTTATTGatgatgatttctctagatatacttggacattgtttttagtgcagaaaagtgatgccTTCAAAGCATTCAAGAAGTATGCCAAGCAAATTTAAAATGAGAAGTCTCTTTCAATTATCTCcattagaagcgatcatggtggagaattccaaaatgcctCATTCGAAGAATTTTGTGAAGAACATGGAATCTCACACAACTTCTCCGCACCAataactccacaacaaaatggtgtcgtagaaaggaagaataggtCATTAATAGAACTTGCAAGGACAATGCTAAGTGATtcaaatcttcctaagtatttttgggcggatACGGTGAGCACGGCATGTTTTGTAAGTAACCATGTTAATTTTCGACCTATTCTCAAGAAAACCCCTTATGAACTTTTCAAAGGGAGAAAACCAAATATTTCTTTCTTTCATATTTTCGGGTGTAAGTGCTTTGTCTTCAACAACGACAAAGACAACCTTGGTTATCATTTTTGTGAATGAATGCTTATTATGTTTGTGAATGTATGACTGTTTTTTTTCAAGTCTTTTCCCAACCTTTTTtctaatgacaaagggggagaagaattgattgttgtttttgtttctcTAACATTTTGCAGGAAAGATACACATTTCCAAAGCTTTGCTCATATTCCAAAAGAAAGGGGGAGCACTTGCATAGGGGGAGATATCCTTGGATTAGAGAAACAAGTTTAAAATAAACTTTCAAGTAGtgagttgtcatcatcaaaaagggggagattgtgaagtcatggcttcttgatgattttgatgattaCAACATCTCTAAACAATTCTCATGTGAAAAGATCAAAAAGCTGTCAAAGACTTGAAGTGAATTGAAGTGGAGTAAAGATTCAAGTGAAGTATATCATTCCAAAGGATCAAGTATCACCATTGGTATATCTTAAACTTTCACTAATAtgatatacaagtgttcaaatatttattccatgatatcttggttcatatagaaaattaggatgtattgcatttcatttttcacattctgccaaattctatttttcaaaactgggcttcagtaaccggttacccaccgagcagtaaccggttaccactgttgtttttcaaatattttttggacgttggaagcaagtaaccggttacccaccgagcagtaaccggttaccactgacGAATTTTGGCAGATTGGTGCTTTTCTTCATTCAAATGTTTTCTTTGCATTCCTTTGAATCATGGCATCCTTTCATTCATCACACTCTTTCAAAAAGGTGTTTGTagcaatatataaacatcattacTCATTTTTTTATGACCACCTCCTTTCTTGCAAACACTTTCAATTAATCATTCTTATAAAAACTCATATTTTTATCAAGTGTCCAAAAACTTTCTTAAAAAAGTATTATTTGCATTAAACCTTCATATACCTTGCTAAGAATACATATCATTTGGTTTGAACACTTGTGTACTATATTGAGTGATTGATATCCAAAGGGGAAGATTAATCCAAGTGATTAATATAttcaagattcatcatcaacTTTTTAATTAAGTTTAGATTTTTGTATCataccttgttgtccaggattgttggaaacaagtgaagtgttgaagaggattgttcttcatacacttgattacctataggtcagatagtaagcatcacgattggtgtgagtaggctgtacaataattctaactatagtgaaatctctttcgagtcaaaaggggagtggagtaccttcggagtgtgaagggaaccactataatttccggtgtccttttactttccgcaatttatttttcagcacttaaacaaaaaataaccaagaaccggaaacaagatcgaagaaattttttaccacctaattcaccccccctcttaggcgcatttacgacttacatttggcatcaaagcaagttataggtaacttgttcctaaagATTCAGATGGCTTCCACAAACAATGATCGTGTATTTAAAGATGGTGGTAGTAGTAACAAGCCTCCTTTGTTTTCCGGTTAATATTTCGACTTTTAGAAAATATGTATGAAGGCacatttagaagcacaaggaAGTGACATATGGGAGGCGGTTCAAAATGGTCCTTTTATTCCTACAACGGTTGTCAACGATGCTAAATCAACAAAGCCACAAGGATCATGGGATGATGATGATAAGAAAAGGGTTCTCTATGATAAAAAGGCGATTAATATTTTACAAAGTGCACTTGGAATGGATGAATTCTTACGCGTCTCAACATGTACATTGGCAAAGGAAATATGGGATACTCTTGTAGAAACTCAAGAAGGAACGGCCGAAGTCAAGAGATCTAGATTGAACACGTTAAGTCAAGAGTACGAGTTATTCCGAATGCAACCGGGAGAATCAATCCTCGACTTGCAAAAAAGATTCGTGCATTTGAAAAATCACTTGAAAGCACTTGGTAAGACACTAACTAATGATGAACTTAATCTTAAAGTGATTAGGTCTTTAACAAGAGAATGGCAACCCAAAGTGACGGCAATTTCTGAAAAGAAAAGTTTATCAACAATGACATCTGCTACTTTATTCGGAAAGCTTCGGGAATATGAGACGGAACGTGGACTATTGGAGAAACATGAGGTCCAAGAGAAGAAATCCAAGAGCATTGCCTTAAAAGTTGATTCCAAAGTTGTGAAGAAAGAAGACAATCCCGAAGAGGACGAAaactttatgcttcttgtaaAAAGACTAGGAAAATATTTTGGTGCAAAAAATAATATTGGAAATTGTAGTTACACAAGAAGAAATAAGTTCTCAAAGAACAAAGAAAGAGAAGCATCAACATCCAATAAAGACATTACATGCTATGAATGTGGAAAACAAGGCCACATTAAACCGGAATGTCCCAAACTCGCAAAGAATCATGACAATAAAGGAAAGAAAGATTACAATAAGAAGGCCTACATTGCTTGGGATGACAATGAAAAAAGTTCTTCATCGGATTCCGATAATGATCAAAGCGCAAATCTAGCATTGATGGCATCACATCATTCCGACGATGAAGACGATGAGGTTAGTAGTAACTTTTCAATTTTTGATAATGATGCTAAAGGAGAAACTGATGAACTTTTAAGTGAATGCAAAATTCTATACAAAACCATTTCATCTCAAAAGAATATAATATCAactttggaagaaaatattgagaaaatgaaaaataatctcAAAGATGAAAAGGAAGAATTAATCAAGAATTTTGCATGCACTAAATGTGAGTCACTTGCTTTTCAAATAGTTAAATTGAAGAGAGTtattgaaagatatgaaaaaggtcaaatcGGATTGGAACATGTTCTTAGTAGTCAAAGATActcaaatgataaaagtggattaggTTATTCAAATTTTGCTAAACAAAATTCTAACAAGACCATTTTTGTAAAAGCTAAAGAACAAATTCCTTTAGATAAAAGTAACAAGCCTAAAGTGGTTCATCAATATATTAATAGGAAAAGGAACAAATCTTATTATAAAAAGAAATCTTATTCCCCTAGATATAAAAGCAACTTTGAGCCTACATGTTTCTATTGTGGTATTAAAGGTCAAACTCCTAATGCATGttatgttagaaactttagtgttCCTCAAGGACATTATGTATGGGTTAAGAAAGGAACTAACTATGAAGAACCCAAAGAAATTTAGGTACCTAATAAAACTTAACTCTtttttgtaggtatgcttgaagaccTCTTTAaatcaatggtatcttgatagtgggTGTTCAAGGCACATGACGGGTGACTTAAACAAATTTTCACGTCTAACGCTTAAGGCCAAAGGATATGTtacttatggtgacaacaacaaaggaagaatCCTTGGTGTAGGCATCATTGGTTCACCGCCTTCAACAACTATAGAAGATGTCCTATTTGTAGAAGGTCTAAAGCATAGTCTCCTTagcattagctaattatgtgacCGAGGTTTCAAAGTCAACTTCACTAAAGATGAATGTTTGATTGAAAATGAAGTTACTCATGAAGTTATGCTAAAAGGTAAAAGAGTTAATAATATATTTCAAATCTCTTTAGATAACTTGTCTTTGAATGTTAGGTGTCTCTTGGAAAACAACAATGAATCATGGTTATGGCACAAGAGGTTTGCTCATATTCATATGGAGCACTTGAATAAATTAATCAAGCATGACTTAGTCATTGGATTTCCGAAGATCAAATTCATCAAAGATGGGTTGTGTGGTGCTTGTAAAAAAGGAAAGCAAACTAAGTCAACTTTCATTTccaagaatgtggtgtccacaactaggccactacaattgttgcaCATGGATCTCTTTGGTCCATCTTGAACAAAAAGCTTCGGAGGTAACGTTTATGCATTAGTTATTGatgatgatttctctagatatacttggacattgtttttagtgcagaaaagtgatgccTTCAAAGCATTCAAGAAGTATGCCAAGCAAATTTAAAATGAGAAGTCTCTTTCAATTATCTCcattagaagcgatcatggtggagaattccaaaatgcctCATTCGAAGAATTTTGTGAAGAACATGGAATCTCACACAACTTCTCCGCACCAataactccacaacaaaatggtgtcgtagagaggaagaataggtCATTAATAGAACTTGCAAGGACAATGCTAAGTGATtcaaatcttcctaagtatttttgggcggatACGGTGAGCACGGCATGTTTTGTAAGTAACCGTGTTAATTTTCGACCTATTCTCAAGAAAACCCCTTATGAACTTTTCAAAGGGAGAAAACCAAATATTTCTTTCTTTCATATTTTCGGGTGTAAGTGTTTTGTCTTCAACAACGACAAAGACAACCTTGGTTATCATTTTTGTGAATGAATGCTTATTATGTTTGTGAATGTATGACTGTTTTTTTTCAAGTCTTTTCCCAACCTTTTTtctaatgacaaagggggagaagaattgattgttgtttttgtttctcTAACATTTTGCAGGAAAGATACACATTTCCAAAGCTTTGCTCATATTCCAAAAGAAAGGGGGAGCACTTGCATAGGGGGAGATATCCTTGGATTAGAGAAACAAGTTTAAAATCAACTTTCAAGTAGtgagttgtcatcatcaaaaagggggagattgtgaagtcatggcttcttgatgattttgatgattaCAACATCTCTAAACAATTCTCATGTGAAAAGATCAAAAAGCTGTCAAAACTTGAAGTGAATTGAAGTGGAGTAAAGATTCAAGTGAAGTATATCATTCCAAAGGATCAAGTATCACCATTGGTATATCTTAAACTTTCACTAATAtgatatacaagtgttcaaatatttattccatgatatcttggttcatatagaaaattaggatgtattgcatttcatttttcacattctgccaaattctatttttcaaaactgggcttcagtaaccggttacccaccgagcagtAACCGCTTACCACTGTtgtttttcaaatattttttggacgttggaagcaagtaaccggttacccaccgagcagtaaccggttaccactgacGAATTTTGGCAGATTGGTGCTTTTCTTCATTCAAATGTTTTCTTTGCATTCCTTTGAATCATGGCATCCTTTCATTCATCACACTCTTTCAAAAAGGTGTTTGTagcaatatataaacatcattacTCATTTTTTTATGACCACCTCCTTTCTTGCAAACACTTTCAATTAATCATTCTTATAAAAACTCAGATTTTTATCAAGTGTCCAAAAACTTTCTTAAAAAAGTATTATTTGCATTAAACCTTCATATACCTTGCTAAGAATACATATCATTTggtttgaacacttgtatactatattgagtgattgatatccaaaggggaagattaatccaagtgattaatatattcaagattcatcatcaacTTTTTAATTAAGTTTAGATTTTTGTATCataccttgttgtccaggattgttggaaacaagtgaagtgttgaagatgattgttcttcatacacttgattacctataggtcagatagtaagcatcacgattggtgtgagtaggctgtacaataattctaactatagtgaaatctctttcgagtcaaaaggggagtggagtaccttcggagtgtgaagggaaccactataatttccggtgtccttttactttccgcaatttatttttcagcacttaaacaaaaaataaccaagaaccggaaacaagatcgaagaaattttttaccacctaattcaccccccccccccccctcttaggcgcatttatgacttacatttggcatcagagcaagttataggtaacttgttcctaaagATTCAGATGGCTTCCGCAAACAATGATCGTGTATTTAAAGATGGTGGTAGTAGTAACAAGCCTCCTTTGTTTTCCGGTCAATATTTCGACTTTTGGAAAATCTGTATGAAGGCacatttagaagcacaaggaAGTGACATATGGGAGGCGGTTCAAAATGGTCCTTTTATTCCTACAACGGTTGTCAACGGTGCTAAATCAACAAAGCCACAAGGATCATGGGATGATGATGATAAGAAAAGGGTTCTCTATGATAAAAAGGCGATTAATATTTTACAAAGTGAACTTGGAATGGATGAATTCTTCCGCGTCTCAACATGTACAATGGCAAAGGAAATATGGGATACTCTTGTAGAAACTCAAGAAGGAATGGCCGAAGTCAAGAGATCTAGATTGAACACGTTAAGTCAAGAGTACGAGTTATTCCGAATGCAACCGGGAGAATCAATCCTCGACTTGCAAAAAAGATTCGTGCATTTGAAAAATCACTTGAAAGCACTTGGTAAGACACTAACTAATGATGAACTTAATCTTAAAGTGATTAGGTCTTTAACAAGAGAATGGCAACCCAAAGTGACGGCGATTTCCAAAAAGAAAAGTTTATCAACAATGACATCTGCTACTTTATTCGGAAAGCTTCAAGAATATGAGACGGAACGTGGACTATTGGAGAAACATGAGGTCCAAGAGAAGAAATCCAAGAGCATTGCCTTAAAAGTTGATTCCAAAGTTGTGAAGAAAGAAGACAATCCCGAAGAGGACGAAaactttatgcttcttgtaaAAAGACTAGGAAAATATTTTGGTGCAAAAAATAATATTGGAAACTGTAGTTACACAAGAAGAAAGAAGTTCTCAAAGAACAAAGAAAGAGAAGCATCAACATCCAATAAAGACATTACATGCTATGAATGTGGAAAACAAGGCCACATTAAACCGGAATGTCCCAAACTCGCAAAGAATCGTGACAACAAAGGAAAGAAGGATTACAATAAGAAGGCCTACATTGCTTGGGATGACAATGATATAAGTTCTTCATCGGATTCCGATAGTGATCAAAGCGCAAATCTAGCATTGATGGCATCACATCATTCCGACGATGAAGACGATGAGGTTAGTAGTAACTTTTCAATTTTTGATAATGATGCTAAAGGAGAAACTGATGAACTTTTAAGTGAATGCAAAATTCTATACAAAACCATTTCATCTCAAAAGAATATAATATCAactttggaagaaaatattgagaaaatgaaaaataatctcAAAGATGAAAAGAAAGAATTAATCAAGAATTTTGCATGCACTAAATGTGAGTCACTTGCTTTTCAAATAGTTAAATTGAAGAGAGTtattgaaagatatgaaaaaggtcaaatcGGATTGGAACATGTTCTTAGTAGTCAAAGATActcaaatgataaaagtggtTTAGGTTATTCAAATTTTGCTAAACAAACTTCTAACAAGACCATTTTTGTAAAAGCTAAAGAACAAATTCCTTTAGATAAAAGTAACAAGCCTAAAGTGGTTCATCAATATATTAATAGGAAAAGGAACAAATCTTATTATAAAAAGAAATCTTATTCCCCTAGATATAAAAGCAACTTTGAGCCTACATGTTTCTATTGTGGTATTAAAGGTCAAACTCCTAATGCATGttatgttagaaactttagtgttCCTCAAGGCCATTATGTATGGGTTAAGAAAGGAACTAACTATGAAGAACCCAAAGAAATTTGGGTACCTAATAAAACTTAACTCTtttttgtaggtatgcttgaagaccTCTTTAaatcaatggtatcttgatagtgggTGTTCAAGGCACATGACGGGTGACTTaaacaaattttcacatctaACGCTTAAGGCCAAAGGATATGTtacttatggtgacaacaacaaaggaagaatCCTTGGTGTAGGCATCATTGGTTCACCGCCTTCAACAACTATAGAAGATGTCCTATTTGTAGAAGGTCTAAAGCATAGTCTCCTTAGCATTAGCTAATTGTGTGACCGAGGTTTCAAAGTCAACTTCACTAAAGATGAATGTTTGATTGAAAATGAAGTTACTCATGAAGTTATGCTAAAAGGTAAAAGAGTTAATAATATATTTCAAATCTCTTTAGATAACTTGTCTTTGAATGTTAGGTGTCTCTTGGCAAACAACAATGAATCATGGTTATGGCACAAGAGGTTTACTCATATTCATATGAAGCACTTGAATAAATTGATCAAGCATGACTTAGTCATTGGATTTCCGAAGATCAAATTCATCAAAGATGGGTTGTGTGGTGCTTGTTAAAAAGGAAAGCAAACTAAGTCAACTTTCATTTccaagaatgtggtgtccacAACTAGGTCACTACAATTGTTGCACATGGATCTCTTTGGTCCATCGAGAACAAAAAGCTTCGGAGGTAACGTTTACGCATTAGTTATTGATGATGATTTCCCTAGATATACTTGGACATTgtttttagtgcagaaaagtgatgccTTCAAAGCATTCAAGAAGTATGCCAAGCAAAATCAAAATGAGAAGTCTCTTTCAATTATCTCCATTAGAAGCGATCATGATAGAGAATTCCAAAATGCCTTATTCGAAGAATTTTGTGAAGAAAATGGAATCTCACACAACTTCTCCGCaccaagaactccacaacaaaatggtgtcgtagaaaggaagaataagtCATTAATAGAACTTGCAAGGACAATGCTAAGTGATtcaaatcttcctaagtatttttgggcggatgcggtgAGCATGGCATGTTTTGTAAGTAACCGTGTTAATATTCGACCTATTCTCAAGAAAACCCCTTATGAACTTTTCAAAGGGAGAAAACCAAATATTTCTTTCTTTCATATTTTCGGGTGTAAGTGCTTTGTCCTCAACAACGACAAAGACAACCTTGGTTATCATTTTTGTGAATGAATGCTTATTATGTTTGTGAATGTATGActattcttttttcaagtcttTTCCCAAcctttttgctaatgacaaagggggagaagaatTGCTTGGTGTTTTTGTTTCTCTAACATTTTGAAGGAAAGATACACATTTCCAAAGCTTTGCTCATATTCCAAAAGAAAGGGGGAGCACTTGCATAGGAGGAGATATCCTTGGATTAGAGAAACAAGTTTAGAATCAACTTTCAAGTAGtgagttgtcatcatcaaaaagggggagattgtgaagtcatggcttcttgatgattttgatgattaCAACATCTCTAAACAATTCTCATGTGAAAAGATCAAAAAGCTGTCAAAGACTTGAAGTGAATTGAAGTGGAGTAAAGATTCAAGTGAAGTATATCATTCCAAAGTATCAAGTATCATCATTGGTATATCTAAAACTTTCACTAATAtgatatacaagtgttcaaatatttattccatgatatcttggttcatatagaaaattaggatgtattgcatttcatttttcacattctgccaaattctatttttcaaaactgggcttcagtaaccggttacccaccgagcagtaaccggttaccactgttgtttttcaaatattttttggacattggaagcaagtaaccggttacccaccgagcagtaaccggttaccactgacGAATTTTGGCAGATTGGTGCTTTTCTTCATTCCAATGTTTTCTTTGCATTCCTTTGAATCATGGCATCCTTTCATTCATCACACTCTTTCAAAAAGGTGTTTGTagcaatatataaacatcattacTCATTTTTTTTATGACCACCTCCTTTCTTGCAAACACTTTCGATTAATCATTCTTATAAAAACTCATATTTTTATCAAGTGTCCAAAAACTTTCTTAAAAAAGTATTCTTTGCATTAAACCTTCATATACCTTGCTAAGAATACATATCATTTggtttgaacacttgtatactatattgagtgattgatatccaaaggggaagattaatccaagtgattaatatattcaagattcatcatcaacTTTTTAATTAAGTTTAGATTTTTGTATCataccttgttgtccaggattgttggaaacaagtgaagtgttgaagaggattgttcttcatacacttgattACATATAGGTCAGATAGTAAGCATCACgattggtgtgagtaggctgtacaataattctaactatagtgaaatctctttcgagtcaaaaggggagtggagtaccttcggagtgtgaagggaaccactataatttccggtgtccttttactttccgcaatttatttttcagcacttaaacaaaaaataaccaagaaccagaaacaagatcgaagaaattttttaccacctaattcaccccccctcttaggcgcatttacgacttacatttggcatcagagcaagttataggtaacttgttcctaaagATTCAGATGGCTTCCGCAAACAATGATCGTGTATTTAAAGATGGTGGTAGTAGTAACAAGCCTCCTTTGTTTTCCGGTCAATATTTCGACTTTTAGAAAATCCGTATGAAGGCACATTTAGAAACACAAGGAAGTGGCATATGGGAGGCGGTTCAAAATGGTCCTTTTATTCCTACAACGGTTGTCAACGGTGCTAGTTCAACAAAGCCACAAGGATCATGGGATGATGATGATAAGAAAAGGGTTCTCTATGATAAAAAGGCGATTAATATTTTACAAAGTGAACTTGGAATGGATGAATTCTTCCGCGTCTCAACATGTACAACGGCAAAGGAAATATGGGATACTCTTGTAGAAACTCACGAAGGAACGGCCGAAGTCAAGAGATCTAGATTGAAGACGTTAAGTCAAGAGTATGAGTTATTCCGAATGCAACCGGGAGAATCAATCCTCGACTTGCAAAAAAGATTCGTGCATTTGACAAATCACTTGAAAGCACTTGGGAAGACACTAACTAATAATGAACTTAATCTTAAAGTGCTTAGGTCTTTAACAAGAGAATGACAACCCAAAGTTACGGCGATTTCCGAAAAGAAAAGTTTATCAACAATGACATCTGCTACTTTATTCGGAAAGCTTCAAGAATATGAGACGGAACTTGGACTATTTGAGAAACATGAGGTCCAAGAGAAGGAATCCAAGAGCATTTCCTTAAAAGTTGATTCCAAAGTTGTGAAGAAAGAAGACAATCCCGAAGAGGACGAAaactttatgcttcttgtaaAAAGACTAGGATAAT containing:
- the LOC127080056 gene encoding uncharacterized protein LOC127080056, which codes for MASANNDRVFKDGGSSNKPPLFSGQYFDFWKICMKAHLEAQGSDIWEAVQNGPFIPTTVVNGAKSTKPQGSWDDDDKKRVLYDKKAINILQSELGMDEFFRVSTCTMAKEIWDTLVETQEGMAEVKRSRLNTLSQEYELFRMQPGESILDLQKRFVHLKNHLKALGKTLTNDELNLKVIRSLTREWQPKVTAISKKKSLSTMTSATLFGKLQEYETERGLLEKHEVQEKKSKSIALKVDSKVVKKEDNPEEDENFMLLVKRLGKYFGAKNNIGNCSYTRRKKFSKNKEREASTSNKDITCYECGKQGHIKPECPKLAKNRDNKGKKDYNKKAYIAWDDNDISSSSDSDSDQSANLALMASHHSDDEDDEVSSNFSIFDNDAKGETDELLSECKILYKTISSQKNIISTLEENIEKMKNNLKDEKKELIKNFACTKCESLAFQIVKLKRVIERYEKGQIGLEHVLSSQRYSNDKSGLGYSNFAKQTSNKTIFVKAKEQIPLDKSNKPKVVHQYINRKRNKSYYKKKSYSPRYKSNFEPTCFYCGIKGQTPNACYVRNFSVPQGHYVWVKKGTNYEEPKEIWVPNKT